From the Acidobacteriota bacterium genome, the window GCCGGCCAGGGCCGTCGCCACTTCGGGCCCGCGAAAGCACTGGTCCGCCACCTGCCGCAGCAAGCCGCCATCGGCGAGAGCCGAACCGGTCAGGCCGACGGCGATCTCGCGCAGTCCCCCCGAGGGCGACCACAGGATGTAGCGGCTACCGCGCTGCTGAAAGACCAGCCAGAAATCCCCGCGAAGGCGACCGGAGCCGCGGTAGTACCAGATCTCGAGCGGCTCCAGGATGCCGGAGCAGCGCCCCGGGATCACCGACAGGGGTGGACCGAAGACGGCATACATCCGAGCCCGCTCGTCGCCCTCGCCGTCGTACTTCTGGCGCGCTTCCTCGAGGCGCCCCTCCCAGCGTTCCCGCAGCTCGTTGCGCGAGGTCTCCGGGAAGGGATCCCGCACCCGCCAGAACTCGTTGATGAAGGCTTCGCGCCGATAGTCCTCGGTGAGCGCGAGAAAGACCTCCCGTTCGCGCGGCGAAATCAGCGGCTGGACATCGTCCAGCCAGCGCTGGTAGCTGTCACCGGCGGGGGAAACCGCCGGCGGATCCTGCTCCTCGGCCCAGAGCGGGACCGCCGCCGCCAGCAGCGCGACGGCGAGAGTCCAGCGCATCCATCGGAAGCTCGCTCGCACCCTGCGATGGTACAACGAGGTCGTCGGGGCTCGGGGCACCTCGGCGGCCGCCACCAAGGGAGCGCCGACCGCCGGTCAAGGCGTCAGCACGGCCCGGGTGGCGAGATAGTTGGCGATATAGCGCGACAGGGCCTCGTCCGGGTCGCGGTCTTCATAGAGGTCCGTCAGCTGGAAGCCGGCGGCGAGCTGGCCCCCGATCTGGTCGTCCAGGGTGTGGCCGTAGACCAGCGGATCGCGACGCTCAGCGAGCACCTCCGCCGGCAGGGCCTCGGAGTCCGCGTAGGGCAGGCCATGGCGCACCACCAAGGACTCGTCGCCTTCCTCGAAGAGAAAGAGGGTCGGGTTGGCGAAGCCGGTCATCAAGACACCCCCGCCACGCAGCACCCGCGCACACTCGCGCCAAACGCCGCGCACCTCGGGAACGAAGCAGTTCGACACCGGATTGAAGATCCAGTCGAAGGAGTCGTCGTCGAAGCAGTTCAAATCGCCCATGTCGCCCTCTTCGACGGTCAGCTCGAGTCCGTCGCGCTCGGCCACCTGGCGATCCCTCTCGAGCTGCTGCGGCGACAGGTCGAAGACCGTCACCCGAGCTCCGGCAGCGGCCAGGATGGGCCCCTGCTGACCGCCGCCACCGCCCAAGCAGAGACCGTCCGAGCCCGCCAGGGGCGGAAACCAGTGACGCGGCACCGGCAGCTGATTGGTGAGCACAACTCTCCAGTCACCCCGCCTCGCCGCCGCCACCTGCTGCGACGTCACCGGGCGGGTCCAGGGATTACCGCGCTCGACCTCGCGGTCCCAGGCGGCACGATTGTGGTCTTGGTAGTCGCTCATGGCGGGAACACTCTAACCCGCCCTTCTCACGAGGTTTCCTCGCGAGAGGCCGTAGGTTCTTGAAGATGAAGGCATCCGTCGCTGCCACGACGCCGCCGTACTTGACGTACTGCGAGGAGAGCAGGCGACGGAGAACGCAGCAGATTCGGGGACATACGGACGCGCAGCGGAAACCTCGAGAGAAGGGCGAGCTACCCCGCCGCGAAGGCCTCGGCCGGGGCCTGCGACGGTTCGCCGATACGTACAGTGGGATATAGTCCTGCGCGTTGAACTGACAGCGGCGCAGGCGGGGTCCGTCCAAAACCAGCGCCGACCCATAGGAGCTCGACTATGTCTCGCAGGATTTTGCTGTTTATTGCCGTCATCGCTCTGCTGGCCGGCACCGCTCAGGCTCAGACTCTCCTCATCGCGGACCAAGACAACACCTTGTTCGAAGTGCCCGCCGACGACGGCAGCGCCGGTAGCTCGGACGTCAGCAACGGCGCCGGACCACATCTGTTCACCGGCAACGCCACCGCGCTGCGCCGCGCCTTGGTGCGCTTCGACACCAGCGCCATCGCTCCCGGCACTCCGGTGCTCAACGCCACCCTCTTGCTCACCATGGACCGCAGCATCGTCGGCGACACCGACGTCGCCGTCCACCGCGTCACCGCGGCCTGGGGCGAGGGCGCTTCCGACTCCTCCGTCGACGGCGGCGGCGGCGGCGGCGGTGGCACCGGCGCCCCGGCCCAGACCGGCGACGCCACCTGGCGCCACACCTTCTTCGACAGCGACTTCTGGACCACCGAGGGCGGTGACTTCGTGGCCGCGCCGAGCGCCATCCAGACGATCGGCGGCGTCGGCAACTACCAGTGGGAGACCGCGGGCCTCGCTGCCGACGTGCAGGCCTGGATCGACGATCCGTCGAGCAACCACGGATGGATCCTGGTCGGCGACGAGAGCGACATCGACACCTTCTCCGCCAAGCGCTGGATCAGCCGCGAAGGCACCCTGGAAACGGCCTTGGGCGCCCCGGACCAGCCGACGCTGGTGCTGAGCCTGGGAACCCCGGCGGCGG encodes:
- a CDS encoding class I SAM-dependent methyltransferase, producing the protein MSDYQDHNRAAWDREVERGNPWTRPVTSQQVAAARRGDWRVVLTNQLPVPRHWFPPLAGSDGLCLGGGGGQQGPILAAAGARVTVFDLSPQQLERDRQVAERDGLELTVEEGDMGDLNCFDDDSFDWIFNPVSNCFVPEVRGVWRECARVLRGGGVLMTGFANPTLFLFEEGDESLVVRHGLPYADSEALPAEVLAERRDPLVYGHTLDDQIGGQLAAGFQLTDLYEDRDPDEALSRYIANYLATRAVLTP
- a CDS encoding IPTL-CTERM sorting domain-containing protein, producing the protein MSRRILLFIAVIALLAGTAQAQTLLIADQDNTLFEVPADDGSAGSSDVSNGAGPHLFTGNATALRRALVRFDTSAIAPGTPVLNATLLLTMDRSIVGDTDVAVHRVTAAWGEGASDSSVDGGGGGGGGTGAPAQTGDATWRHTFFDSDFWTTEGGDFVAAPSAIQTIGGVGNYQWETAGLAADVQAWIDDPSSNHGWILVGDESDIDTFSAKRWISREGTLETALGAPDQPTLVLSLGTPAAEIPTMSQWGLLAMGLLLAGFAFYRLRRLDA